The Stieleria maiorica genome includes the window CTCCGTTCTCACGTACAGACAAGTGGCGGAAAACGATCAGGTTGACCCGATCTCCCTGCTTCGCGGCAATGCAACCAATGTGGTCCTCTTCACTGGTTCGGGATGTTTCGACGGCCATTCGCGTTCCGCCAGCCATCTCTTCAAGCATGTCCATGACATGGGTAAGCGGGGTCGGAAGGTCGCCGCCCTTATTTGTGTTCCACGACCACTGGAAGACACGACGAACACGGTTTCGATAGATCTTGTCCGCCATGTGGGGAAGCCACGATCCTCCAAACTCAGTTCCGTCGCCAACGATCCACTTCCCACCTTCGCTTAGGATACCGAACTCTTGGATCTCGACGGGTACGTCGGCAAATTGAGCATGCTCGCCGAGCTTGCTGCGCAATAGAACTACCAAATCATCGAACCGCTCGTCCGTTGTTCCTACAGCCGTGTAGTACGAAGAACCGAAGAATCCGAGCCGAGTCCCGTTCTGGCCGGTGGCATGATTCGTTCCGTTGGCACAGTGCTCAATGATCTCGGTCCCCCATGATTTCCACTTTCTTTTCTTCACCGGATCAATGATGTTTCCGGGACCAATCTCGGCGTTAGGCAACACGCTCAGGACCGCCGCGACGGTGTAGTCGTAGTGCATCAGGTACTGCTGCTTCGTACCGGACCAGTGTCCCGGGTAGAGATCCGGCTCGGTACCGACGCGGAAACGCCACTTGGAGACTTCCTCAGGCCCGAACTCGTCGACCAGTGACTGAACGAACTGCCGGATGTAGCTGCTCCATAGGTTAAAATCAGCCGGCGGTTCCGTGTTGCCGTAGCGGTTTTGCGTCGGATTCTCGCTCATCTCGGCAGGCACATTGTCCAGGACGATCCACGGCGTGAAACCGCAATTCCGGATTCCGGAGAGCATCGCTAACCCTTCAGAGAAATCACACACTGCCTGACCTTGGTCATCAACGCCTCGAAAGTAATCATCTTTCTTGAGGTCGATCCCGCCAAGTAGCCGCACACAATTGATGTATTTGGCATACCGATAGGTTTGTCGCAATTGATCGAATTGCTGCTCATGGAGAAACGGCGTCTGAACCGTGACTGGATAGACATCCCAGAAGTTGTACAACTCGCCGACCTCAGTACTTAGGTCAACGACAATTTCAACGACGTTCGAGTGCGAGCCGACCGGCTTTTCAGCCGTCAGTGTGAGCGGCGGCAAAAGGCATGTCGTGAAAGCAAGCACGATCCAGGTACTAAAATGGTTCATCGCTGATCCTATTTTTCTTGTGCGACATCCAACTATACGCGAAACCTACGTGCGGATGTCATGAGCAGGCGCAATAGCACCGGGCACAGACGCCGCGCGCATGATGGATGCCCATGCGTTTGCTCCGCAATTCGGCCTATTCGTGACATCAGTTGCATTGGTCGACCAATTCAAGAGGATCGGCCGAATCACAGCGGTGAAGATTTTCCCACGCAAGTCGGTCTGGGCGTTTTGGGGCCGCAGTCGATACACACCACCGTATGGGCGTGACCGGGTCGTTGAACAACCAATGGTCTGTTCCACCGATAACGGCCAGCAATGCGGCCGGTCGAAAACAGCAATCGGTCTACGCCGGTGATGCGACACCTGACGACCCGGGTGCTTGTTTTTGCAACACCAATGGAAAAACAAAACGCAGCATTTGTTTGGAGTATCGCCGGGGCATCAATAGATTGATCGACAACAACTTCGGAT containing:
- a CDS encoding GH39 family glycosyl hydrolase produces the protein MNHFSTWIVLAFTTCLLPPLTLTAEKPVGSHSNVVEIVVDLSTEVGELYNFWDVYPVTVQTPFLHEQQFDQLRQTYRYAKYINCVRLLGGIDLKKDDYFRGVDDQGQAVCDFSEGLAMLSGIRNCGFTPWIVLDNVPAEMSENPTQNRYGNTEPPADFNLWSSYIRQFVQSLVDEFGPEEVSKWRFRVGTEPDLYPGHWSGTKQQYLMHYDYTVAAVLSVLPNAEIGPGNIIDPVKKRKWKSWGTEIIEHCANGTNHATGQNGTRLGFFGSSYYTAVGTTDERFDDLVVLLRSKLGEHAQFADVPVEIQEFGILSEGGKWIVGDGTEFGGSWLPHMADKIYRNRVRRVFQWSWNTNKGGDLPTPLTHVMDMLEEMAGGTRMAVETSRTSEEDHIGCIAAKQGDRVNLIVFRHLSVRENGEKLPVRLTLGGDSLPNKNWAVTRADVLDGDHSGFMGERSADMEQARAEVRDEANPYAIAIKVMAANRAKYEEMSKLQPLDPMPKPTLDRSGRMHFDLTLDGHSVVLLQLK